A segment of the Bacteroidales bacterium genome:
TCATTGAACCCATCAATATAATCCATTTGCAGCATATCCGAAGGTTTCCAACCGGCATCGCAATGAATGATCGTATACTTGTATGATTTTATATCATCGCTGAAATCATCAAAACTAAGTATTAATTCCTCGTCTGAGCCAAGTTGTAAAAGAGGAGGAGATAATTCAAATCCATCTTTATAAAATAAGATGGTATTGATATTTTCTTTATAAGTATAATCTTCGTAACGAAGAAAGGTTTTTTTGTAATATTCATCTTCATTTGAAACAGGTTTCTCTTTGTTTTTATTTTTCTTTTTTATAGTATCACAAGGAATAGATGCTTTTACAGACAAAGAGAAGCAAAACAAAAAAATAAAAACAAAAGGAAAAATATATGATTGGTTTTTCAGTTTACTGAATAAATACATTTTGAATAGTAATTAAGGTTTCCAAATAATTTCTTCAATATTATTATCTCTTGCAATTTTACGGGCAAGAATGAACAAAAAATCGGAAAGCCTGTTCAGGTATTGTATTATAAGTTTATCAACTTCATTATGAGCTGCAAGTTCAAGAGTAACGCGTTCAGCGCGACGGCATACGCAACGTGTGATATGGCAAAGTGAAACGATTGAATGACCACCGGGTATTATAAACGAATTCAGTTCGGGTAATGTTTCACTGATGGTATCAATTTCTTGTTCAAGAAGTGTAATGTCTTCGGTTTTTATTTTTGGTAACTTTTCTGCGGCTTTTTCATTTTCGGCTGCAAGCAGCGATTCGGCTGTAAATAATTTATTCTGGATTTGAAGCAAAATTTTTTTAGTATCTGTATCGGAAATTACATCGCGTAAATATCCTATGTATGAATTCAGTTCATCGAGTGTTCCATATGCAACAATCCGTTTGTGAAACTTGGGGATGCGCATACCTCCAAGCAACGAGGTTTCGCCGAAGTCTCCTGTTTTTGTATATATTTTAGCTTTGTTTTTTTTCGTCGGCATAATCTAAAATAGCTTTGTTGTATGTTGTAATGTTTTTATTGATATCATCGGATGCTACTTTCCCGTCAATCAATCGGATGATGCGGTGCGCATGAAGAGCAATACTTTCTTCGTGGGTTACAATGATAATAGTATTTCCTGCTTTATGAATTTCTTCAAAAAGCCCCATGATTTCAATTGAAATTTTTGAATCCAGGTTTCCAGTGGGTTCATCGGCAAGAATAATTGACGGATTATTTACTAATGCTCTTGCGATTGCAACACGCTGACGCTGGCCCCCCGAAAGTTCATTTGGACGATGTGTAATTCGATCTTCAAGGTTAACGCTTTTTAAAACTTCTGTTGCTCTTTCTATTCTTTTATTTTTCCCGAAACCGGCATATATTAAAGGTAAAGCAACATTATCAAGAGCTGTAGCGCGGGGAAGTAAATTAAAAGTTTGAAATACAAAACCAATTTCCTTGTTACGGATCACTGCAAGATTGAAATCGGAAAGTGAACTTACATCAGTGCCGTTTAGTATATATTGTCCGTCAGTAGGCGAATCAAGGCAACCAAGAATATTCATTAAAGTCGATTTCCCTGAACCGGATGGTCCCATTAATGCTACATATTCATTCCTGTAAATGCATAATGAAATATCACGTAATGCCCGAACTATTTCAGTTCCCACTTTATAGTTCTTTGTTATATGATCAAATCGTATTACTTCTTCTTTTTCTGCCATTTTATTTATGAATCATAGTGTTATTGCAAATGTATCGATTTATTGTTTAATATCGGATAACAAAACTTTCTCTACTCAATTCTTTACGGAAAAATACCATCCCAATAAAAAACAGATCGATAGAAACTTTTACTGATGTATGGTTTTTTATTTTATCCCATGCGTGTTTCATTCCCTCCGACCAGTTAATATCATCGAAAATGAAAACGCTTTCGTTATTAATAAATTGCAGAGCAGTTTCAAAATATTTTAAAGTAGCTTCCTCTGTATGATTTCCATCAAAAAAAATAAATTCAGGCTTATTCTGACTGACAAAGGTTTTAAGGATGTCATCAAAATTTCCTGTAATGAATTCAATATTTTTTAAACTTAATTTGTTAGCATTATCTTTTGCAATTTCAGAAATATTTTTACAGCCTTCAATAGTAATAATTTTAGTTTCAGGATTTGCTTTAGCCATGTAACATGTGCTGATACCAAGGCTTGTGCCCAGTTCCAAAACTTTCGAAGGCTTGTAATGTTTTACCAACCGATATAGTAATAATGCGTATTTCCTGCTTTTCAGCGAATGCTTTGCTATGTCGCTGATGGTTTTTGTTTTATTTTTATTATTTACCGAGCCTGCACCAAAGTCGGTAACTAATATTTCCGAATTATTTTTTTTAAGTTCTTTTCGCAAATGTTCAATATCTGTTATTCCTTTATTGTTGGTTTTGCTTTTTATTACATTACAAACAAAATCATAAATAAATGGAGAATGAATATCGTAACGGGTTTTTGACGAAAAATAATAATGCAGGTATTGATGTATGACAGAGGCTTTATTCATTCAACGAAGATAAATAAAACCCTGATATTTTAATAATATATTCATTCAAATTATCTGATATTAATTTTAAATTTGCATGTGAAAATCGGTTTAAAATAAAACAATATATAAATGAAAATATTTTCTTCAATTGCAAAATATTTTTCTTTGGTAAAATTCTCTCATACTGTTTTTGCTTTACCTTTTGCATTCATAGGCTTCTTCCTTGGTTCTGATGAGATATATAATAATTTTGATATAAAACTTTTTTTATTGGTATTTCTTTGCATGGTATTGGCTCGCAGTTCTGCAATGGCTTTTAACCGCTACCTTGACCGTAGTTTCGATAAAAAAAATCCCAGAACAGCAATACGCGAAATACCTTCCGGAAAAATTTCTCCTACTACAGCACTTGTGTTTACAATAGTTTCAGCAACAGCATTTATAGTTACAACATATTTTATTAACCTATTATGTTTCTTCCTTTCTCCAGTGGCTTTGCTTGTAATTATGGGTTACAGTTATACCAAGCGTTTTACGCCGTTATGCCATTTAGTGCTGGGATTAGGTTTGGCATTGGCGCCTATAGGAGCTTACATTGCAGTAACTGCGCATTTTGCAGTAGTACCTGTGCTTTATTCATTTGCTGTTCTTTTCTGGGTTTCCGGTTTCGATATAATTTATGCATTACAGGATATTGAGTTCGATAAGTCACAAAACCTTAAATCAATTCCTGTAGTTATTGGTATAAAAAATTCATTGATTCTTTCAGGATTATTTCATTTTGTTACAGCTGCAATAATTATATACAACGGAATTTTTCTGAATTTTGGAATGTTTTACTGGATAGGCTCATTAATATATATTTTACTTTTAATCTATCAGCATTTAATTGTAAAGCCATCCGATTTAAGTCGTATCAACCTGGCCTTTGTTACATTAAATGGTTTTGCCAGCATATCTTTTGGGGTTTTTGTAATTGCGGAAATCATTTCTAAATGGCTGATATGAATTCTTTTGTGTTTATTATTTCAAAAATGGAAACATTTTTATTATCTTGCGTTAAAATTTGATGATAAAATTTCTTCCACATGAAAAAATATTTTCTGATTTTTCTTTTCGCAATTTATTTTATTAATATTGCGCATTCACAGGATACTATTGTTGCTAAAGGTGTTGACGACCAGAAAGCAGAAAAGCTTTACAACGAAGGCATCACTTTGTATGATGCAAAAAGCTATAACGATGCTTTGGCAAAATTCAATGAAGCGATAACACTAAAACCTGAATTTGAAAAAGCATATTACAACAGGGGTTCTGTAAAATTTGAACTAAAAGATTATTCAGGTGCCCTTACCGATTTTAATAAATCAATTGAATTAAATCCTGGTAACGATAAAGCTTTTTTTAGCCGTGCTCAGGTTAAATACGCACAGGATAATAAAACGGGAGCAATTGAAGATTATAGCAATGCAATAAAAATAAATACTGCTTATGCACAAGCATACTATTACCGCGGCGGAATTTATTTTGAAAATAGCGAGTATCAAAAAGCATCAGACGATTTTACTAATGCTATAAAAAATAAATCGGATTATGCTTATGCATACAATGACAGGGGAAGTGCAAAAAAAATGCTTGATGATTTAAAAGGTGCTAAAGAAGATTATCAGAAAGCAGTGAAATTAAATCCAAAACTTGCATTTGCATTTAATAATTTAGGAAGTGTTGAAAAAAAATTAGGCAATCTGAAAGATGCTCTTGATGATTATACTGCTGCAATAAAAATAGATGTTTCATATTACATTGCCTATAATAACAGGGGTAGCGTTAAAATGGAATTGGGAGATTACTCAGGCGCTATTGAAGATTTTACACAGGCCATAAATTTAAAACAGGATTATGCTTATGCATACAATAACAGGGGCAATGCGTATTATAAGAAAAAAGAATATAAAAGCGCTGTTGAAGATTATAACAAAGCAATTAAATTAAATGAGAATTATGGTTATGCTTATTTAAATAGGGGAATTTCAAAAGAAATGCTGCGTGATGTAAAAGGAGCATGTGAAGATTGGAAAAAGGCAGCAACACTTGGAATTACTTCTGCCGAGACTTATTCCGGAAAGTGTAAATAATATTTTATTAACCTGAAAAAATAATTTTATGCGCACAATAAAATTCTATATCGTATCATTGATTTTAGTTTTTATTCTCAACATTGGATTTGCACAGAAAAATGTTGAATTTGATAAAAAAAATTTTCCTGATCAAAAATCAGAATTAAAAGAAGCTTTAAAAGAACTCGGAGCAGGTGATGATTTATATGAACTGGGTGGGGGGAACTTCACGATCGCCATTGATCATTATTTAAAAGCGCAGGCATTTAATCCTAATAATGCATTACTTAATTATAAATTAGGAAAATGTTTTTTGAATTCTCCTGATAAGAAAAAATCAATACCTTATTTTGAAAGCGCTGTAAAACTTAATTCTAATATTGCAGCCGACTTACATTATCTGCTTGGACAGGCTTATCATTTCAATTATGACTTTGATAAAGCACAATTCGAATTTAAGACATACAAAGAATCATTGTCGCCTACAGAATTAGAAAAAATTTCAAAAGAAATTGAACGAAGAATTACACAAGCCCAATATGGTGCTGAATTGGTAAAAAATCCTATTCGGGTTTTTATTGATAATATGGGAACTTCAATAAACTCAACGCTTCCTGAATATAGTCCTATTATTACTGCTGACGAATCAACACTGTTTTTTACCGCACGGCATGAAAATACTACCGGTGGAGCTAAAGACCCAACCGATTTTAAATATTTTGAAGATATTTATATATCATATAATAAAGATAATGTTTGGTCGCCTTCTATAAATCCCGGTAAACCGTTAAATTCAGAAACACATGATGCTACTGTTGGAATCTCTCCTGACGGACAAACTCTGCTGATATACAAAGGAGAAAATGGAGGTGATATTTATGAATGTAAACTTGATGGAAACCAATGGGGAAAACCGGAAAGACTTTCAAAACAAATCAATACCAATTATCATGAATCCGGCGCATCTTTTGGCCCCGATGGTCGTACACTTTATTTTGTAAGCGATAAACCCGGTGGTTTTGGCGGAAGTGATATTTATGTTACCAAGAAAAATGATAAGAATAAATGGACAGAGCCGGTTAATATTGGTAATGTTATTAATACTGATATGGATGAAGAAGGTGTGTTCATGCATCCCGATGGAAAAACATTGTATTTTAGTTCTAAAGGTCATAAAACAATGGGTGGTTATGATATTTTTAAATCAGAATTTATTGATGGAAAATGGTCAGAGCCTGAAAATATTGGATATCCTGTTAATACTACTGACGATGATGTCTTTTTTACTATTTCAGCAAGTGGACTTCATGGTTACTATTCTTCTGCAATGCCCGGTGGATATGGTAGTCAGGATATTTATATGGTTACAATTCTTGGTCCCGAAAAACCGGTTATAAATAATAATGAGGATAACTTGCTTGCAAGCATTACAGCTCCTGTAAGCGAAACAGTTATTGAATCTACGGTTGAGATCAAATCAAACCAGCTTACTTTACTTAAAGGTTCTATTGTTGATGATAAATCTTCTGAAGCTTTAAAAGCAACAATTGAATTAACCGATAATGTGAAGAATGAAGTTATAGCAAGTTTTGAATCGAATAGTGCATCAGGTAAATACCTTGTTTCATTGCCTTCGGGTGTTAATTATGGTATTGCCGTAAAAGCAGAAGGTTATTTATTTCATTCTGAAAATTTTGATATACCTGCAGCTACTGGATTTAGAGAAATTGTGAAGGATATTCGTATGAAGAAAATTGAAGTAGGTAATAAAATTGTGTTGAATAATATTTTCTTTGATTTTGATAAAGCAACACTTAGAACAGAATCAACTTCTGAACTTGATCGCTTGGTAAAACTGCTTATAGATATGCCTAATTTAAAAATAGAGATATCGGGACATACCGATAATATTGGATCAGCAGCATATAATAAAACACTTTCTGAAAATCGTGCTAAATCAGTGGTTGATTATCTTGTAAAAAATGGAATATCTTCGGATCGACTTACATATAAAGGTTATGGTTTTGACCAGCCTCTTGCTTCAAATGATTCTGAAGAAGGCCGACAAAAGAACAGGCGTACTGAATTTAAAGTAATCAGTAAGTAATTGGTTTGTAAGTTGGATAATGTAATTCAACACAGATGGATTGCATAATGTCTTTTTCTGATCCACCGCAAATCGGGATAAATCAGCATAACTTGTTTTAATCATATTAGCTTCGCAATTTTTTTTAATTGTGCTCATAAGCTCACTTTTTGATAATATGTGAATTCGGAACTGATCGTTCAGTTTGCAAATCTGTTGAAAGCGAATATAATTCATATATTACAAATGAAATCATAAATAAAAAAAGCCTTTCAAAAGAAAGGCTTTGGGAATATAGAAATATTATTTCTATTCTAGAGTAAACCTGATAGGCAGGTTAAATTGAACACGTACAGGAACACCATTTTGTTTTCCGGGTTTCCATTTAGGCATGTTTTTAACAACACGTACAGCTTCTTCACCGCAACCACCGCCAATATCTTTTAGTACTTGTACATTGGAAATGCTTCCGTCTTTTTCAACAACAAAGGTTACGATAACTGTTCCTGTTATATTTGTTTCTTTGGCAATCTGGGGATATTTAATATTTTCTCCAAGCCATGCATACATTTTTTCTTCCCCACCATCAAATCCCGGCATAAGCTCAACTATGGTTAGAATAGGTGCAGCCTGTTCAATAACCTGGTTTTGAGTTTCTTCAACAACGATTTCTGTTTCTTCTGTAACAGCTGTTGTTGTAGATTGCTGGCTCAAATCATCCTGGTTAAGAGCACCGGTATCTTCAACAGAATCGGCAGTAACAACAGGTGCAGTAAATTTCACCTTTTGTTCTAACGCTTCAGGAGGAGGTGGAGGAGGTGGAGGAGGTGGTGCATCTTCCGGTGGTTTATTCATGTCAGTAAATACAACACCTACTTCTTTATCTACATTTACCGAATGAGCTTGTTTGAAAATAAGAAAAGGAATGATAACTGCGAGAGCAAGGGCTATTACTGCAGCAGTAAGCGCACGGGTAACAAAACGGTTATACGCTTTCCTTAGGTAATAGGCTCCATATTCCTTATTACGTTTTTCAAAAACTATCTCATCGATGTCAGTTTTTATTTTTTCAGCCATTTTCGTTTTTATTTTTTATAACGAATAAAATTCATTTTACTTAGCAGCATCAATCATTCCCAGTTCCACATCACTAATATCAACAACAGCGTAACTGGCAATGTTGCAAATAGCCATTTCATCGATAATGTCAACAATATTCTTATACTTAGCTTTTTCATCAGCTTTTATAAGAACGATTGGCGAGCCTTTGTCTGATTTTTTTATTTCCTTAATTTTTCGGTTCAAAGTACTGTCAGCCATTAATAAGTCACCTTTTAAAACTTTCTGTTTAAGTTCTTCAACCTGTTTGAAAACATTTTTATTTTTATTAAGAAGGACTTTACGAATGCCATCTTTGCTGTAATCGGTTTTTATTAATTCGGGCAGTGGTGGAGTTTTTGGATCAGCCAAACCGGGATACCAATAAAGTTTATCGTCTCCAGACATAAGAATATTTATAACTCTGTCTTTATTTATTTTAGGACCCTCGCTAGTTTTATCAGATTTTTCCGGCATAGTGATTTCCATTACTTTTGGCTTACTGAAAGCTGTAGTAAGCATAAAAAAGGTGATAAGCAAACACATAAGGTCCACCATAGGAGTCATGTCAATATGCGTGGAGTGCTTTTTAGGTTTTTTTCTCTGACCTTTTTCTTGTTTTTCTTCCTGGATTATTTCTGCCATAATTTATATTTTATATCAAGAATATATTATTAATTTAAATCTTCAAGTTTTACTTCTTCTTTTTGAAGATTAGTTGTAAGGTTAAATTTATTCACTTTGTTTTCTTGCATTAAGTCCATAACCTTTTTTACTGTTTTGTAATCAGTATTGGCATCACCTCTTATGGCAACTTCTGCTTGCTGGTTTACGATACGTGCATAACGAACCCAATAACCAAGCTGGTTATCTGCAGAGTCAGTTGGGATGCCTATTTCCATAGCTTCCCTTTCTTTTGAATCTTCAGTATTTAACCATCTTTTTAAAATATTAATAGGCATTCCAAAAGAAGAAGATGTTTCAAATTTATTCAGTTCTTTTTCGGAAAATTTAATATTGTATCGTTCTCCCATTTTTGCAAGTATATCTCTGCGGTAATGAGTTGAAGAATCTTTACCGTTATCAATATTGAAGAAAATCTTATCATCTTTAGCAATAGAAATGGTGATAATATTTTTTTCAGGTGCTTGTTTTTCAGAAATAGAACTTGGCGTATCAATAACAGCAGCTTCTTGAGGCCTGAAAGTAGAAGTAAGCATAAAAAAGGTTAAAAGCAACGAAAACAAATCCACCATCGGCGTCATGTCGATGTGTGGTGATTTGGTCGGTAGCTTTATTTTTGGCATGTTTTATTTTTTTTAATTAATGAGTTTATTGGTCTTAATTATTTAGTAGTAGCAGCAAAAGTTTGAACAATGCTGAATCCTGCTTCATCAATTTTAAAAGTCATACCATCAATAACCGATGAAAAATAGTTGAAAAGTATAATTGCGCTTGCTGAACCACCAATACCAAATGCAGTATTGATAAGAGCTTCTGATATACCTGTTGCAAGAGCAAGAGCATCCGGAGAACCTGCTGATGCCAAAGCGGCAAATGCACGGATCATTCCGAATACTGTACCAAGTAGTCCAATAAGTACTGATAATGAAGCCAAGGTAGAAAGGAATACTAAATTCTTTGATAACATAGGAGCTTCTAAGGTAGCTGCTTCATCAAATTCTTTCTGTAAAGCAAGTACTTTCTGTTCCTTTTCTAATCTTGTATCATTTTGTAATTCTCTGTATTTTCCTAATGTAGCCCTGGCAACATTGGCAATAGAACCTTTTTGTTTGTCGCATTCTGCAATAGCAGCTTCTATTTGGTCAGAAGCCAGTAAAGTTTGAAGATTCCTTAAAAATGCACCTGCATTATATTTACTCATTCCTAATGATAAAATTCCGAAAACAATTAAAGCTGCAACAATTAAAATTGGACCGATAATCATATCTTTTACTAAAATTAAATATGCAAAACCTCCTAAAACCAATAGGAAAGAAACAAGTCTTAATATAAGTTTAAATGTAGCATAACCAACACTGCCACCTCTAGCCATTTCTATAGTGATTAATCTTTCGAGAGAGAAAATCATAATTACTAATACGCAAGTAAGAAGTATAGGAACGATTATACCTCCTTTATACATCATTGCTAAAAAGTTACCGGGTATTGGTGTTCCTTCAGGATTTCCTCCTTGAAAGTTATCCGGGTTTCCCATTACGAAGATGAAAATCGCAATTGCGGCTGCTAATGCAATTAGCAGGGAGCTAACTGCAAAAACGGATGACATTGCATCTTTCAGCGTTTGACCAGTTGAATTCTTTGCCATAGTTTTTAATTTATTGATTAATAATTTATTTGATTTTTGTTTATTTGTTTTTTATGTGTGGCAAATATAAATATTTTTTTAAATAACAATACCTGTAAATTCTTTAATTATTTTTATTATTTAAAATTCAGAATGATGGCTTGCCTGCCTTTAATTCAAATTAGTTTAATAATTAGTTTATTACCTCCTTTTATTAGATGAATAAAAATAAAATTTCTTGTGGTTTTACACATCAAAAATAATATTATGTATAATATCTAAAAAGCAACAATCATTATAAGGTAAAAAAATATAAGTTAACGGATAAAATAAAAAAGTTAACGGTAAAAAAAAGGGGCTGAATATTCAGCCCCTTTTAAAATAAAATATTGTTAATATTAATATGGGCATTTCACTGCCAGCGATTTTTTTATATCAATTGAATTTTGATCTTTTGGGTCGATTGCTAATATTTTATCGCAGTAACCAATACTTTTTTTAGCATCTTCGCATTTTTTATTCATATTATATTGTTTGAAGTAATAATATCTCAAATAACTATATGCGGTAGTAAGATATTTTACATATTTGGCCGAATCAGCTAAAGATAAAGTTACTAAATTTTCATAATATGGTTTGGCAAGCCCGAGTTCACTTGTTGAATCAACAATGGATCTACCTTGTGCACGATACATAACAGCATTAATATAATCTGGTTTTTGTGCAAGAACAGAACCAAAGCATGTATCAGCCTTATCATATTTTTTTGCGTTCAGACAGGTTTTTCCAGCTTCATAATAGTCCATCAGAGTTGGTTTTCCTGAACTGATTTTCAATTCAATATATTTTGCAGCCAAATCATATTGTTTCAATGCAGCATATTCTTTTGATATTTTTGAGTATAAATCATAATTAGTAGAATCTAATTCTAAAGCTTTGATATATTTTTGTGAAGCTTCATCATGAGTGCCAAGTTTGCTTAGGATGTCGCCATAATAACTATAATCATCAGCCATAATTTTATCAGGTTTGGTATATTGGAAGAAGGTTTTAATTGCAGTTAAAGCATCCTGATAATTGTTAAGATTATAATAAGAATAGGCTTCCAACCGGTTGACATAATTATAATTTTTATTTATTGCATCCTTGTCAAGAGTTTTCAGTTCTTCAATATATTTAACAGCTTCTTCATATTTTTTTGCCATGTAAAGAAAAGCAGCATAACGTACTTTCGCATAAAAGTTATTGCCTGAAAGCTCTATGAATTTTTCGTAATCTTTAATACCATTGTCCCATTGTTGTGCAAGACCATACAATTCGGCTCTTTCGCGATAAGCAGGAGCAAAAGTACTTTCAATATCAATAGCTTTTTTATAATAATCCAAAGCATCATTGTATGATTTAGCTCTCATCCATAGTTGTCCTATTTTTACCATAGCCTTACATGATTTTGGGTCAAGTTCATTAGCTTTATTATAAGCAACTATTGCGCTTGAGCCATCATTGTAGTTAAGGTAAATATCACCTTTAATCAAATAAACTTCAGGAACAAGTGTGCTTCGTTCGGTTGCATTATCAATAATTTCGAGCAAAGCTTCTTTTGTAAAACCAGGAGCTTTAAGGTATGCTTCTGCAATTTTTGCATAAGATAGAGCTTGTTTTGTAGTTGGGATATCTGATTTTGTATATTTCATACCCTTCAGAGGCATTAGATCTTTTGCTTTCTGAATACTAGCATCTGCTTCTGTTCTTTTATTTT
Coding sequences within it:
- a CDS encoding cob(I)yrinic acid a,c-diamide adenosyltransferase, which encodes MPTKKNKAKIYTKTGDFGETSLLGGMRIPKFHKRIVAYGTLDELNSYIGYLRDVISDTDTKKILLQIQNKLFTAESLLAAENEKAAEKLPKIKTEDITLLEQEIDTISETLPELNSFIIPGGHSIVSLCHITRCVCRRAERVTLELAAHNEVDKLIIQYLNRLSDFLFILARKIARDNNIEEIIWKP
- a CDS encoding ABC transporter ATP-binding protein, giving the protein MAEKEEVIRFDHITKNYKVGTEIVRALRDISLCIYRNEYVALMGPSGSGKSTLMNILGCLDSPTDGQYILNGTDVSSLSDFNLAVIRNKEIGFVFQTFNLLPRATALDNVALPLIYAGFGKNKRIERATEVLKSVNLEDRITHRPNELSGGQRQRVAIARALVNNPSIILADEPTGNLDSKISIEIMGLFEEIHKAGNTIIIVTHEESIALHAHRIIRLIDGKVASDDINKNITTYNKAILDYADEKKQS
- a CDS encoding class I SAM-dependent methyltransferase, producing MNKASVIHQYLHYYFSSKTRYDIHSPFIYDFVCNVIKSKTNNKGITDIEHLRKELKKNNSEILVTDFGAGSVNNKNKTKTISDIAKHSLKSRKYALLLYRLVKHYKPSKVLELGTSLGISTCYMAKANPETKIITIEGCKNISEIAKDNANKLSLKNIEFITGNFDDILKTFVSQNKPEFIFFDGNHTEEATLKYFETALQFINNESVFIFDDINWSEGMKHAWDKIKNHTSVKVSIDLFFIGMVFFRKELSRESFVIRY
- a CDS encoding UbiA-like polyprenyltransferase → MKIFSSIAKYFSLVKFSHTVFALPFAFIGFFLGSDEIYNNFDIKLFLLVFLCMVLARSSAMAFNRYLDRSFDKKNPRTAIREIPSGKISPTTALVFTIVSATAFIVTTYFINLLCFFLSPVALLVIMGYSYTKRFTPLCHLVLGLGLALAPIGAYIAVTAHFAVVPVLYSFAVLFWVSGFDIIYALQDIEFDKSQNLKSIPVVIGIKNSLILSGLFHFVTAAIIIYNGIFLNFGMFYWIGSLIYILLLIYQHLIVKPSDLSRINLAFVTLNGFASISFGVFVIAEIISKWLI
- a CDS encoding tetratricopeptide repeat protein; its protein translation is MKKYFLIFLFAIYFINIAHSQDTIVAKGVDDQKAEKLYNEGITLYDAKSYNDALAKFNEAITLKPEFEKAYYNRGSVKFELKDYSGALTDFNKSIELNPGNDKAFFSRAQVKYAQDNKTGAIEDYSNAIKINTAYAQAYYYRGGIYFENSEYQKASDDFTNAIKNKSDYAYAYNDRGSAKKMLDDLKGAKEDYQKAVKLNPKLAFAFNNLGSVEKKLGNLKDALDDYTAAIKIDVSYYIAYNNRGSVKMELGDYSGAIEDFTQAINLKQDYAYAYNNRGNAYYKKKEYKSAVEDYNKAIKLNENYGYAYLNRGISKEMLRDVKGACEDWKKAATLGITSAETYSGKCK
- a CDS encoding OmpA family protein, with translation MRTIKFYIVSLILVFILNIGFAQKNVEFDKKNFPDQKSELKEALKELGAGDDLYELGGGNFTIAIDHYLKAQAFNPNNALLNYKLGKCFLNSPDKKKSIPYFESAVKLNSNIAADLHYLLGQAYHFNYDFDKAQFEFKTYKESLSPTELEKISKEIERRITQAQYGAELVKNPIRVFIDNMGTSINSTLPEYSPIITADESTLFFTARHENTTGGAKDPTDFKYFEDIYISYNKDNVWSPSINPGKPLNSETHDATVGISPDGQTLLIYKGENGGDIYECKLDGNQWGKPERLSKQINTNYHESGASFGPDGRTLYFVSDKPGGFGGSDIYVTKKNDKNKWTEPVNIGNVINTDMDEEGVFMHPDGKTLYFSSKGHKTMGGYDIFKSEFIDGKWSEPENIGYPVNTTDDDVFFTISASGLHGYYSSAMPGGYGSQDIYMVTILGPEKPVINNNEDNLLASITAPVSETVIESTVEIKSNQLTLLKGSIVDDKSSEALKATIELTDNVKNEVIASFESNSASGKYLVSLPSGVNYGIAVKAEGYLFHSENFDIPAATGFREIVKDIRMKKIEVGNKIVLNNIFFDFDKATLRTESTSELDRLVKLLIDMPNLKIEISGHTDNIGSAAYNKTLSENRAKSVVDYLVKNGISSDRLTYKGYGFDQPLASNDSEEGRQKNRRTEFKVISK
- a CDS encoding TonB family protein, whose product is MAEKIKTDIDEIVFEKRNKEYGAYYLRKAYNRFVTRALTAAVIALALAVIIPFLIFKQAHSVNVDKEVGVVFTDMNKPPEDAPPPPPPPPPPEALEQKVKFTAPVVTADSVEDTGALNQDDLSQQSTTTAVTEETEIVVEETQNQVIEQAAPILTIVELMPGFDGGEEKMYAWLGENIKYPQIAKETNITGTVIVTFVVEKDGSISNVQVLKDIGGGCGEEAVRVVKNMPKWKPGKQNGVPVRVQFNLPIRFTLE
- a CDS encoding biopolymer transporter ExbD, with amino-acid sequence MAEIIQEEKQEKGQRKKPKKHSTHIDMTPMVDLMCLLITFFMLTTAFSKPKVMEITMPEKSDKTSEGPKINKDRVINILMSGDDKLYWYPGLADPKTPPLPELIKTDYSKDGIRKVLLNKNKNVFKQVEELKQKVLKGDLLMADSTLNRKIKEIKKSDKGSPIVLIKADEKAKYKNIVDIIDEMAICNIASYAVVDISDVELGMIDAAK
- a CDS encoding biopolymer transporter ExbD yields the protein MPKIKLPTKSPHIDMTPMVDLFSLLLTFFMLTSTFRPQEAAVIDTPSSISEKQAPEKNIITISIAKDDKIFFNIDNGKDSSTHYRRDILAKMGERYNIKFSEKELNKFETSSSFGMPINILKRWLNTEDSKEREAMEIGIPTDSADNQLGYWVRYARIVNQQAEVAIRGDANTDYKTVKKVMDLMQENKVNKFNLTTNLQKEEVKLEDLN
- a CDS encoding MotA/TolQ/ExbB proton channel family protein, yielding MAKNSTGQTLKDAMSSVFAVSSLLIALAAAIAIFIFVMGNPDNFQGGNPEGTPIPGNFLAMMYKGGIIVPILLTCVLVIMIFSLERLITIEMARGGSVGYATFKLILRLVSFLLVLGGFAYLILVKDMIIGPILIVAALIVFGILSLGMSKYNAGAFLRNLQTLLASDQIEAAIAECDKQKGSIANVARATLGKYRELQNDTRLEKEQKVLALQKEFDEAATLEAPMLSKNLVFLSTLASLSVLIGLLGTVFGMIRAFAALASAGSPDALALATGISEALINTAFGIGGSASAIILFNYFSSVIDGMTFKIDEAGFSIVQTFAATTK